Proteins encoded together in one Planctomicrobium piriforme window:
- a CDS encoding aminotransferase class IV, whose translation MTNAPHSPLANWNGQEMPLSEVRVSVLDRGFLFGDAIYEVVRVYNGKPFLFTDHVERLGRNFQKLQLNSDARLIAQRALETLAHSGIKEGTIYVQVTRGEAPRTHRFPEPAVRPNELIYVQSFHDHYGRQRSEGGKVILIDDIRWKRCDIKSVNLLANCLGAEQAHAAGCDEAVFVEADGTLIEGTHTSLFAVRDGAILTAPLGNHILPGITRKLVLRLAAETGIPVIEEPLPKEKLETVDELFLTGTTVEVLPIVLAGDIRIGDGTVGPVVKRLRQAYQAAVEAECGR comes from the coding sequence ATGACCAACGCCCCCCATTCTCCCCTTGCCAACTGGAACGGCCAGGAGATGCCGTTGTCGGAAGTTCGTGTCTCCGTTCTGGATCGGGGATTTCTGTTTGGCGACGCCATCTATGAAGTTGTTCGGGTGTACAACGGAAAGCCGTTTCTATTCACCGATCACGTCGAACGGCTGGGCCGGAACTTTCAGAAGCTGCAGTTGAACTCTGATGCCAGGCTCATCGCCCAGCGGGCACTCGAGACGCTGGCGCACAGCGGCATCAAAGAGGGAACGATTTACGTTCAGGTGACCCGGGGTGAAGCTCCCCGAACGCATCGGTTTCCGGAGCCGGCGGTGCGGCCGAATGAGCTGATCTATGTTCAGTCGTTTCATGACCATTACGGGCGTCAGCGAAGCGAAGGGGGCAAGGTCATTCTCATCGACGACATTCGCTGGAAGCGGTGCGACATCAAGAGCGTCAATCTGCTGGCGAACTGCCTGGGGGCAGAGCAGGCGCATGCGGCAGGCTGCGATGAGGCGGTGTTCGTGGAAGCGGACGGAACCTTGATTGAGGGGACGCATACGAGCCTGTTCGCCGTGCGTGACGGTGCTATTCTCACCGCGCCACTCGGAAACCACATTCTGCCTGGCATCACGCGCAAGCTGGTGTTGCGACTGGCGGCGGAGACTGGCATTCCGGTCATCGAAGAACCGTTGCCGAAGGAGAAGCTGGAAACAGTCGACGAACTCTTTCTGACGGGCACCACCGTGGAAGTGCTGCCCATCGTGCTAGCAGGTGACATTCGCATTGGCGACGGCACGGTCGGACCTGTGGTGAAGCGGCTCCGGCAGGCTTATCAGGCGGCCGTTGAAGCGGAATGCGGCAGATAA
- a CDS encoding DUF309 domain-containing protein yields the protein MADQPNSSQSHDSAISHGVFPHFLPQSTYVPGITPRPRDETHPVGETLEQALARGAFLFQHGYYWEAHEAWETAWIAAGRRGPLADYLKALIKLAACGVKCLAGNRPGAIRHARRAQELLQGLLQREKSISKPGERGTSVRCFPEQLFTSLEAFASTLAADPPIATDAQREAAKSGGVKLLGSVELTHPASSFSH from the coding sequence ATGGCGGACCAGCCAAACAGCAGTCAGAGTCACGATTCCGCCATTTCTCACGGTGTTTTTCCGCATTTTTTGCCGCAGTCCACTTATGTGCCGGGCATCACGCCGCGGCCACGCGACGAAACTCATCCCGTCGGCGAAACTCTGGAGCAGGCCCTCGCACGAGGAGCGTTCTTGTTTCAGCACGGGTATTACTGGGAAGCCCACGAAGCCTGGGAGACCGCCTGGATCGCTGCTGGTCGCAGGGGGCCGCTCGCGGATTATTTGAAGGCGCTCATCAAGCTTGCCGCGTGCGGCGTGAAATGCCTGGCCGGCAATCGCCCCGGCGCAATCCGGCATGCCCGACGTGCGCAAGAACTGCTGCAAGGACTTCTACAAAGGGAGAAGTCCATTTCAAAACCTGGCGAGCGGGGGACATCAGTCCGCTGTTTTCCCGAGCAGCTTTTCACCAGCCTGGAAGCCTTCGCTTCAACGCTCGCGGCCGATCCGCCCATCGCCACGGACGCCCAACGCGAAGCCGCCAAATCCGGCGGAGTGAAACTGCTGGGAAGCGTTGAACTCACTCATCCAGCATCAAGTTTCAGTCATTGA
- a CDS encoding DUF6655 family protein, with translation MPSPLYKRLRPWAGLTLTLALGCASATTSNTARTSTEQLLVANAVDQSLDKVNFTSFNDTNVYLQEKYVDCVDKNYVIASTRHRLLSAGARIVDAPEKADVVVEIRTGAVGTTSANAFVGTPEVSLPGMLTIPEVKLMERRKQQAVAKLGLVAYDPKTSEIYGSGGTSLSRSNDNNWFFAGVGPYQSGSVKKEVSDSTTGPAAKPQTHIPTTVAFTRPVRAVDTETQMATEEPAKSEISPAAHAEESSPDWAKTRR, from the coding sequence ATGCCCTCTCCATTGTACAAGCGTCTGCGTCCCTGGGCGGGGTTGACTCTCACCCTGGCCCTGGGCTGTGCGTCGGCAACGACATCGAATACTGCCCGGACTTCGACCGAGCAGTTGCTGGTGGCGAACGCGGTCGATCAGTCGCTCGACAAGGTGAACTTTACCAGCTTCAACGACACGAACGTCTACCTGCAGGAAAAGTATGTCGACTGCGTGGATAAAAACTATGTGATTGCGTCAACCCGTCACCGGTTGTTGTCGGCAGGAGCACGGATTGTGGATGCTCCGGAGAAGGCCGACGTGGTCGTTGAGATCCGTACCGGCGCCGTGGGAACAACTTCAGCAAATGCCTTTGTGGGAACTCCGGAAGTCTCCTTGCCAGGCATGTTGACGATCCCGGAAGTGAAGCTGATGGAACGTCGCAAGCAACAGGCAGTCGCCAAATTGGGCCTGGTCGCCTATGACCCCAAGACCAGCGAAATCTACGGCAGCGGCGGCACGAGCCTGTCGCGCTCGAACGACAACAACTGGTTCTTCGCAGGCGTCGGCCCGTACCAGAGCGGTTCGGTGAAGAAGGAAGTGTCGGACTCCACCACCGGGCCAGCGGCCAAGCCGCAAACGCATATTCCGACCACCGTCGCGTTCACCCGACCAGTCCGGGCGGTTGATACCGAAACCCAGATGGCGACCGAAGAGCCGGCGAAATCAGAAATCAGTCCGGCGGCTCATGCGGAAGAGAGTTCACCGGACTGGGCCAAAACCCGTCGCTGA
- a CDS encoding 6-phosphofructokinase, translated as MSSPKRVGVLTSGGDCPGLNAVIRGVVKSATRFGYEVVGFRRGYEGLVDPVDYMMLDRKNTLGIINQGGTILGSTNKGRFSARKGVDQRVELPKELIQEVKSTFRVLNIEGLICIGGDGSLAVAEQFEEHGLPVIGVPKTIDNDLSSTAFSFGFDSAVACATDAIDRLYTTAISHERVMVVEVMGRHAGWIALHAGIAGGAGVILIPEIPWNFENVCQKILERDRENKRFSVIVVAEGAHLPEGGLVAGTSSGNAQARLGGIGDIVSHELEHRLNREVRCVILGHLQRGGPPTNFDRCLATMYGAHALRLLIQKKFGMMVSYQPPMIRAVPIKEAVGKLAQVTLDNSGVEAARALGISFGDIDSRESLSALGWR; from the coding sequence ATGTCGAGTCCCAAACGCGTCGGTGTGCTCACCTCGGGCGGGGATTGCCCAGGTTTGAATGCCGTGATTCGTGGCGTCGTCAAAAGTGCCACCCGTTTTGGTTATGAAGTGGTCGGCTTTCGTCGAGGATACGAAGGGCTTGTCGACCCGGTCGATTACATGATGCTCGACCGCAAAAATACGCTGGGCATCATCAATCAGGGGGGAACCATTCTCGGTTCGACCAACAAAGGGCGGTTCTCTGCCCGAAAGGGAGTCGACCAGCGGGTCGAGCTGCCCAAAGAACTCATTCAGGAAGTCAAAAGCACGTTTCGCGTGCTGAATATTGAAGGGCTGATCTGCATTGGCGGAGACGGCTCTCTGGCCGTGGCCGAGCAATTTGAGGAACACGGCCTGCCGGTAATCGGCGTCCCCAAAACCATCGACAACGATCTGTCGTCGACTGCGTTCTCGTTCGGTTTCGACAGCGCCGTCGCCTGTGCGACTGACGCCATCGACCGTCTCTACACCACCGCCATCAGTCACGAACGAGTGATGGTGGTGGAAGTGATGGGCCGCCACGCGGGCTGGATCGCTCTGCATGCCGGGATCGCTGGCGGAGCAGGCGTGATTCTGATTCCCGAAATCCCCTGGAACTTCGAGAACGTCTGCCAGAAGATTCTGGAGCGAGACCGCGAGAACAAGCGGTTCTCGGTGATCGTCGTCGCCGAAGGAGCGCACCTGCCCGAAGGTGGCCTGGTGGCGGGCACATCGAGCGGCAATGCCCAGGCTCGACTGGGGGGCATTGGCGACATCGTTTCCCACGAACTGGAACATCGACTCAACCGGGAAGTCCGCTGCGTCATTCTCGGTCATCTGCAGCGCGGCGGCCCGCCCACGAACTTCGACCGCTGTCTGGCGACGATGTACGGCGCACATGCGTTGCGACTGCTGATTCAGAAGAAGTTCGGCATGATGGTCTCGTACCAGCCGCCGATGATTCGCGCGGTCCCCATCAAGGAAGCGGTCGGGAAGCTCGCCCAGGTGACGCTCGACAACTCCGGGGTCGAAGCCGCAAGGGCTCTCGGCATCAGCTTCGGCGACATCGACTCACGCGAGAGCCTGAGCGCGCTGGGGTGGAGGTAG